The following are encoded in a window of Physeter macrocephalus isolate SW-GA chromosome 9, ASM283717v5, whole genome shotgun sequence genomic DNA:
- the LOC102983359 gene encoding 60S acidic ribosomal protein P1-like, whose protein sequence is MASVSELPCIYLALILHDDEVTVMEDKINALVKAADVNVEPFWPGLFAKALANVNIRSLICNVGAGGPAPAAGATPAGAPGPSTNCCPSEEKKVEAEKEESEESDDDMGFGLFD, encoded by the coding sequence ATGGCCTCCGTCTCAGAGCTCCCCTGTATCTACTTGGCCCTCATCCTGCATGACGATGAGGTGACGGTCATGGAGGATAAGATCAATGCTCTCGTTAAAGCAGCTGATGTAAATGTTGAACCTTTCTGGCCAGGCTTGTTTGCAAAGGCTTTGGCCAATGTCAACATCAGGAGCCTCATCTGCAACGTGGGGGCAGGTGGACCTGCCCCAGCAGCTGGTGCTACACCAGCAGGAGCTCCTGGCCCCTCCACCAATTGCTGCCCCAGTGAGGAGAAGAAagtggaagcagagaaagaagaatctgAAGAGTCTGATGATGACATGGGCTTTGGTCTTTTTGACTAA